In Gallus gallus isolate bGalGal1 chromosome Z, bGalGal1.mat.broiler.GRCg7b, whole genome shotgun sequence, one DNA window encodes the following:
- the SEC11C gene encoding signal peptidase complex catalytic subunit SEC11C, whose protein sequence is MDLFGDLRRMNKRQLYYQVLNFAMIVSSALMIWKGLIVITGSESPIVVVLSGSMEPAFHRGDLLFLTNFHDDPIRAGEIVVFKVEGRDIPIVHRVIKIHEKENGNIKFLTKGDNNEVDDRGLYKEGQNWLEKKDVVGRARGFLPYVGMVTIIMNDYPKFKYALLAVMGAYVLLKRES, encoded by the exons ATGGATCTCTTCGGGGACCTGCGGCGTATGAACAAGCGGCAG CTGTATTACCAGGTTCTCAATTTTGCCATGATCGTCTCCTCTGCCCTTATGATATGGAAGGGGCTCATCGTCATCACTGGCAGCGAGAGCCCCATCGTTGTGGTGCTCAG TGGCAGCATGGAGCCAGCTTTTCACAGGGGAGACCTCTTGTTCTTAACGAATTTCCACGATGACCCAATCAGAGCTGGTGAAATAGTTGTTTTTAAGGTTGAAGGCAGAGACATTCCGATCGTTCACAGAGTAATCAAAATTCATGAAAA AGAAAATGGGAACATCAAATTTCTGACCAAAGGTGATAACAATGAAGTTGATGATAGAGGCTTGTACAAAGAGGGACAGAACTGGTTAGAGAAGAAAGACGTTGTTGGAAGAGCAAGGGG ATTTTTGCCTTATGTTGGTATGGTAACTATAATAATGAATGACTATCCGAAATTTAAG tatgCTCTTCTGGCAGTAATGGGAGCTTATGTTCTGCTGAAACGGGAATCCTGA